In the Naumovozyma dairenensis CBS 421 chromosome 4, complete genome genome, one interval contains:
- the BNS1 gene encoding Bns1p (similar to Saccharomyces cerevisiae BNS1 (YGR230W) and SPO12 (YHR152W); ancestral locus Anc_5.99), which translates to MTTSVNFNSNIKQTPSLASNNTNAANVNSSEFAPIIKSTLEKPHGHQPQYYKHENKPLISSSKSNILLHTFPKDKFHTFKKFSNNNNFDETNKENHYTHLPIGTNTSINSLHKSIFKKHTFNTYNSKISNAQLKKLNSIKMNNKFFSPTDKLLSPCSQKLNDHKSKLFVNKSNPTKLNFALNKRNMKKTNTINNSDNATTNNNDDILMTGSDEDEDY; encoded by the coding sequence ATGACCACGTCTGTAAACttcaattcaaatataaaacaAACACCTTCACTAGCctcaaataatacaaatgCAGCAAATGTTAATTCTTCCGAGTTCGCTCCAATCATCAAGAGCACACTTGAGAAACCACATGGTCATCAACCTCAATATTACAAGCATGAGAACAAACCTTTAATATCCAGTTCAAAATCTAACATACTGTTACACACTTTTCCAAAAGACAAATTTCAtactttcaaaaaattctctaataataataactttGATGAAACTAATAAGGAAAACCATTATACCCATTTACCAATAGGCACAAATACAAGCataaattcattacataaatcaatattcaagaaacaTACATTCAATACATATAACAGCAAGATATCAAATGcacaattgaaaaaattaaattcaatcaaGATGAATAATAAGTTTTTTTCACCTactgataaattattatcaccATGTTCACAAAAACTAAATGATcataaatcaaaattgtttgttaataaatcaaatccaactaaattaaatttcgctttaaataaaagaaatatgaaaaagactaatactattaataatagCGATAATGctactactaataataatgatgatatctTAATGACTGGttcagatgaagatgaagactATTGA
- the NAS6 gene encoding Nas6p (similar to Saccharomyces cerevisiae NAS6 (YGR232W); ancestral locus Anc_5.97), whose protein sequence is MAGQETGYPLHQACMNNELSKVQEIVEHMTNPSVEIVAKDSDNRTALHWAISFQNEEIVTYLLSHMKDADVDTLKDDSLWTPIHIASSVGNSNILKQLIEGRNVDLNLQTVQGTTPIHLAVSKKHLQICKFLLENGASVRIKDKQGQLPLHRAASIGSMGLVEMLCKEGRSPVNVKDKQGWTPLFHALAEGHGDVAVLLVNTFNADYDLEDNNGIKAVDVSLNENVKHFFIKHVHE, encoded by the coding sequence ATGGCTGGTCAAGAAACAGGATACCCATTACACCAAGCTTGCATGAACAATGAGCTTTCCAAAGTTCAAGAAATAGTAGAGCACATGACAAACCCATCCGTCGAAATAGTAGCTAAAGATTCTGACAACAGAACTGCTTTACATTGGGCAATCTCATTccaaaatgaagaaatagtCACATACTTACTTTCCCACATGAAGGATGCTGATGTGGATactttgaaagatgatTCGCTATGGACTCCAATTCATATTGCATCATCTGTTGGTAATTCAAACATTCTAAAACAATTAATCGAGGGGAGGAATGTGGATTTGAATTTGCAAACTGTGCAAGGAACTACTCCTATACATTTAGCTGTCTCTAAGAAACATTTACAAATCTGTAAGTTCTTGCTAGAGAATGGTGCGAGTGTCAGAATAAAGGATAAACAAGGTCAATTACCGTTACATAGAGCTGCGTCAATTGGATCCATGGGATTAGTGGAAATGTTATGTAAAGAAGGGAGGAGTCCCGTTAACGTTAAGGATAAACAAGGTTGGACTCCCTTATTTCATGCTTTGGCTGAGGGACACGGAGACGTGGCTGTTTTGTTAGTTAATACTTTTAATGCCGACTATGATTtggaagataataatggtattaAAGCCGTTGATGtatctttaaat
- the PHB2 gene encoding prohibitin subunit PHB2 (similar to Saccharomyces cerevisiae PHB2 (YGR231C); ancestral locus Anc_5.98) codes for MNKGPSDFQKYARVIQQQLSKTNRGPYGSSGPRGGPGGPRGALAGLGGLILLGGSAMLLNSALFNVDGGHRAIVYSRISGVSPRIYPEGTHFAIPWIETPIIYDVRAKPRNVASLTGTKDLQMVNITCRVLSRPNVGQLPTIYRTLGQDYDERVLPSIVNEVLKAVVAQFNASQLITQREKVSKLIRENLMGRANRFNILLDDVSITFMTFSPEFTNAVEAKQIAQQDAQRAAFVVDKARQEKQGMVVRAQGEAKSAELIGDAIKKSKDYVELKRLDTAREIARILAKSPNRVVLDNESLLLNTLVDARFDAKKDK; via the coding sequence ATGAATAAAGGACCTAGTGATTTCCAAAAGTATGCTCGAGTcatacaacaacaattatcCAAAACTAACAGAGGCCCATACGGTTCTAGCGGTCCAAGAGGCGGTCCAGGTGGACCCCGTGGGGCATTAGCTGGATTAGGTGGATTGATCTTACTTGGTGGTAGTGCAATGTTATTAAACTCAGCACTGTTCAATGTGGATGGTGGTCATAGAGCCATTGTTTATTCACGTATAAGTGGTGTTTCACCACGGATTTATCCTGAAGGAACTCATTTTGCCATACCATGGATTGAAACACCAATCATCTATGATGTGAGAGCAAAACCACGTAATGTGGCATCATTGACTGGTACTAAGGATTTACAAATGGTTAATATTACTTGTAGAGTTCTTTCTAGACCTAATGTTGGACAATTGCCTACCATATATAGAACATTGGGACAAGATTATGATGAAAGGGTGCTACCATCTATTGTTAATGAAGTCTTGAAAGCTGTAGTGGCACAGTTTAATGCTTCACAATTAATTACtcaaagagaaaaagtTTCTAAATTGATTAGAGAGAATTTGATGGGTAGAGCCAATAGGTTTAACATCCTATTAGATGATGTTTCCATTACATTTATGACATTTTCACCTGAATTTACTAATGCTGTAGAGGCTAAGCAGATTGCTCAACAAGACGCTCAAAGAGCTGCGTTTGTAGTTGATAAGGCAAGACAAGAAAAGCAAGGGATGGTTGTTAGAGCTCAAGGTGAAGCTAAATCTGCAGAATTGATTGGTGACGCAATTAAGAAATCTAAGGATTATGtggaattgaaaagattagaTACTGCAAGAGAAATTGCTAGAATCTTGGCTAAATCTCCAAATAGAGTTGTTCTTGATAACGAatcgttattattgaatacATTGGTTGATGCAAGGTTCGACGCcaaaaaagataaataa